ATTTTGGTACTAAGGTAAATTTAAAAAATGGAGCTGCATATATTTCTTTAAACGGTATATTAAACATCACAACAGGATAATATAGTTTTAGTGCACCTGGACCCTTTTCAGGTAACACTTCTTGTTGCGGTTCTCCTTTTGCTAATTTTTCGTAATATGCTGCATCTGCCTTGCCTACATCCCCAATTACTATCTCATATGTGGCCATCCTACCTTTCATATCCGTCATATCAACAGGTCGAATACTGAAAAAATATCTTCCTTTTTGGAGGCTTTCAAGAGTTACTGAATCACCAGTTGTAAATGTAGTTGGTTCAACTATAGTATCTTTGGCAATAGAATAATAAAATCCTTTCAACCTTTCTTTCTGTTCAACCGTCCACTGCAACACCGCAACGGGATTATCAACCTGAGTAGCTTCAGGATGTGTTGGTGAACTCACTGTAGGCATTGGTAATGGAGTACTAGAAACCATCAAAGGATAATGAATAGTTCGGCTGTAATTTCCTGCCTTATCAATTGCACGAATATGAAAATATGTTATACCATCTTTCAAATCAGGAATAACATATTTACGAATTGGTCCTTCAACATTTTGTACTGTGGGATCAAATGTTGGCAAGTCATTATAAATAACAGCATACCCCGCTATGCCAGATTCATCAATTGGGGTATCCCACTCAATGATAGCATTTGTTTGCCGTGTCCATACGTTTTCAGGATGTGTTCGCGAATAAACCTTTGGGGGTAAAACTGAAATATCAGAAAATTTTGCAATAAGTCGCTGATTGCTATTCCAGAAAAGCAATGTCTGTTTATTGATAATTACCGGAAACTGATCATACGATGCCACATTTGCATCTGAAATTCTTACTGCATCTGAAAGGGAGCCATCAACCAAAGAAAACTTTTTACCAAAGACAGCCTGGTAACGTTCTCGCATATCATGCCATACAATGAGCAGTTCATCTTCTGAAGGGGCCACCACACGGGGACTATAGCAGTCAATTTCTGCCCGTGTAATTATAATTGGCTGTTGATCCCATTCTTTTCCCTTATTATATCCTCGTATAAGTCTCACTTCCCAGTGCTTCTGTTCATTATTCATATATACACAGTAAAGCACATCTTTATATAAATACACATACGGAGAAGAATCATTTGCCGGGCTTGTAGTTATCCTTTTGGGAGTAGAAAAACTCTTACCACCATTGTGAGAATATACAAAGAACAAATCATCAGATAATATACCTGCAGATAATAACTTTGCCTGAAAAACAATATATATTGAATCACCTTCAAATGCAATAGCAGGGAAGAATATACCCCTATATTCAGTTGTAATATCAGCAATAGTATCTATTCTTGTAAATTGCAGTTCATCTGGCGAAAAGGCATGATAAAGGGTAAGCCTGCCTTCAACCGAACCATGGTAAAACAAATGTAACCCACCACTGTTATCATAGAAAACCTCGGACAGCATCGACTCATCCGTTAAAAGTGACAGTGCAACAGGTTTACCCCCCCCCCCCCCAAAATCATTTGAAATTGTTAGAAAAATTTTACTTTTACTATCTACCAGGTTATGCCATGTGCATGCAATATGACCGTTATTTGATATTGCAACATGGGGTCTAACAGCTACAGCAGGATCAATATCAGATAATTTATATGGTGGTAAAAAATCTTTGCCACCATTGAGTGAAAGTATTATATATATGCCGTGTTCATTTTTTTCAGAGCCTTCAAAAACTACAGCAACTACATTACCCTTGGCTACTGCAAAAGGTGATTTTATATTTAACGTATATGGTGTAATAACAACGCTTCGTTCCCAACCTACTGGATATGTTACCACCTCTTCATAAAAGAGGTGGTAACCTGCATAGATGCATATACTAATAATTCCTGCCCATACAATATAACGCACGCGTGGGAAACGAAATGCCAGTTCAAAAATATAGACTGAAAGCTTATTCATACTCCTATTATCGGAAAATTATCCTGCATATTCTCCACGGCTGCGTAATTTTTCCTTTTCTTCTTCTTCAAGCACATTGAATGCTATTTTCCCTACTTTAGTCTTTGGCAACTCATCCCTAAACTCAATTTCCCGTGGGCAACTCCATTTTATCAGATGTTCTCTGCAATGTCCAATTAATTCTTCTGCAAGAGCATTGCCAATTTTATCCTTATACTCCGGTTTAACCACTATAAATGCTTTCACCCTTTCAACCTGGGATTTATCCGGTACTCCAATGACACACGCCTGGTCTACCGCCGGGTGTTTCCGCAATACATCCTCCACTTGCGACGGATACACATTGAATCCAGAAGATTTTATCATCCTCTTTAAGCGCAATTTGAAATAGAAAAATCCATCCTCATCCATTGTCCCGATATCACCGGTATGAAGCCACACCATTCCATCATCATGTTTCTGCAGTGTTTTTGCAGTCTCTTCTGGCTGATTAAGATACCCAAGCATCACAGCAGGCCCCGCAATACATATTTCACCTTCTTCACCACACGGCGCTTCTTCAGTTGTTCCCTGTTTTACTATTTTTGCCATCATATCTGGGAAGGGTATGCCAATACTGCCTTCACGGTATTCATTCATGGGCATTGCCATAATTGCTGTAACAGCTTCGGTCAATCCATATCCTTCGCGCAATTTTACATTACCACCCTGCCGCGCTACTACCTTTTCAAACTCCTCTTTTACTACACGCGGCAATGTATCGGCCCCACTGAATGCAGCCTTGATACATGAAAGGTCTGCTGAGCCAAACACTTTGTTTTTACTTAAAGCTTCAAACAAAGTAGGAACACCAATAAGAAAATTTGGTTTTTTCTGTTTTATAAGTTTTGCAACAATAACAGGATCAAACTGCGGCACCAGTATGCTTTTGCCACCACCCATAAAGAAAGCATTGACACATACTCCAAGCCCAAAACCATGAAATATAGGCAAAATAGCAAGTATACTATCGTCTTCACTCATCTTGCCCCATGCTGCAACCTGCATACCCTCGCTGATAAAATTCATATTTGATAACATAATACCTTTTGGCATACCTGTTGTTCCGCCACTGTATAAAATAACTGCCATATCATCAGTTTTCATGTTGGATTTGGGGACAGAGCTTGTCTTTTTCATCATGTCGGTCCACCATACCACACGCGGGTCTTTGGGCACTTTTGGAATCTTTCTTCCTTTAGTGATGTAAAATCCAAATGCTTTAAGAGCCGGCAAAAAATCTGAAATTTTAGTCAAGATAAGCGTTTTGCATGGCGTTTTATCCATTATTTCTTTAAAAGCACCATAAAATGCATCAATAGTAAGTGCAAATTTACTATTGCTTATATTCAGGTAAAATTCAATTTCTTTTGGGGGCGATAGCGGGTGAATCATGCTTGCCACTGCCCCAATCTTATTAACAGCATAAAAGCATATAATCCCCTGTGGTGTTGTTGGCATAGAAATAGTAATTGTATCACCCTCTTTAAGCCCTAATGCATGCAGACCTTGAGCACACTGATCAATAAGCTGAGCAAATTCTTTATATGTTGCAGTATACCCCATAAAGTCCCATGCTATAGCGTTGGGTTTTCGTTCTACTGTTTTCATTAAGGCTTCATACATGGTAACCTTAGGATAATCTAATGTATGAGGCACATCTCCATAAAACTTCAGCCATGGCTTTTTTTCGTACATAGACAACCTCCTATGAAAATTTCTATAATTGTACAGACGCTTAATGCTGCATTTTTGGACAAAGGCATAATTACGCATGGCAAGCTACAGATGCATTGCAACATGGCTCTACCTTTTATTATCCTTAATGATTTCCATAAAGGCTTCAATGCGGGTCAACACCTGCGCTTCGCTGAAATTGCGCTCATCTACCATATCTGCCTCTATAATGAGTGATGGGATACCTCGTTCTTTCTGCACTATACGCTGTATATCATACTGTCCCAGCGAATATGGCTTGCAACTTCGGTTAGAATGCATTACAAGACCATCAACATCATATTTATCAATCATGCCAATCACAGCCTTTGCCATCTGGTCTACTGAAATATTTAAGTAAATAGCTGTATATCCTTCAACCATACTCTTTAAAAAGTCATTTTCATCCAGGTACTCTAACTGTCTGCACCATGCAGTGGTATAGGTATCAGCTACCAGACATGCATCATGCGCAGCAAATGTATCCGAGAGCCATTTAGTCTTGTACCACACTGGAAGATTGTCCCATAGCAATCGGTATTTTTCATTGGGAATTGCACTTATACCATTGGCAATGCGCTCTTTCATTTCATTTAGCAATTCAGTATAGTAATCCACCACAATCTGAGTACCACGTAATGTCACAATCAGAGCTAAGTGGAAAAACGCATCAAATGCACTCATGGGAGCAGGCTTATGCATGGCTGTATCAAGTACCGCCTGCCACAACCGCTGCCCTGCAATAGAAAGCTT
The sequence above is drawn from the Spirochaetota bacterium genome and encodes:
- a CDS encoding AMP-binding protein yields the protein MYEKKPWLKFYGDVPHTLDYPKVTMYEALMKTVERKPNAIAWDFMGYTATYKEFAQLIDQCAQGLHALGLKEGDTITISMPTTPQGIICFYAVNKIGAVASMIHPLSPPKEIEFYLNISNSKFALTIDAFYGAFKEIMDKTPCKTLILTKISDFLPALKAFGFYITKGRKIPKVPKDPRVVWWTDMMKKTSSVPKSNMKTDDMAVILYSGGTTGMPKGIMLSNMNFISEGMQVAAWGKMSEDDSILAILPIFHGFGLGVCVNAFFMGGGKSILVPQFDPVIVAKLIKQKKPNFLIGVPTLFEALSKNKVFGSADLSCIKAAFSGADTLPRVVKEEFEKVVARQGGNVKLREGYGLTEAVTAIMAMPMNEYREGSIGIPFPDMMAKIVKQGTTEEAPCGEEGEICIAGPAVMLGYLNQPEETAKTLQKHDDGMVWLHTGDIGTMDEDGFFYFKLRLKRMIKSSGFNVYPSQVEDVLRKHPAVDQACVIGVPDKSQVERVKAFIVVKPEYKDKIGNALAEELIGHCREHLIKWSCPREIEFRDELPKTKVGKIAFNVLEEEEKEKLRSRGEYAG
- a CDS encoding 2-hydroxyacyl-CoA dehydratase, which produces MSDAQEKKDNRIKSVKRMKEIMTNYYIEAKTAAQNNKKVAWITSGGPVEPLLVMDVIPVYPENHGAMVGASKMGVQLCEKAEEMGYCRDLCSYARSDIAAAPINGGPIGGLPKPDFLVCCNNICGTVLKWYEVQARYFNVPLFIFDTPFCHSEMTQEAKEYVGAQILEYIAFLEEHCGKKFDYDKAKEVGKLSIAGQRLWQAVLDTAMHKPAPMSAFDAFFHLALIVTLRGTQIVVDYYTELLNEMKERIANGISAIPNEKYRLLWDNLPVWYKTKWLSDTFAAHDACLVADTYTTAWCRQLEYLDENDFLKSMVEGYTAIYLNISVDQMAKAVIGMIDKYDVDGLVMHSNRSCKPYSLGQYDIQRIVQKERGIPSLIIEADMVDERNFSEAQVLTRIEAFMEIIKDNKR
- a CDS encoding fibronectin type III domain-containing protein, with amino-acid sequence MNKLSVYIFELAFRFPRVRYIVWAGIISICIYAGYHLFYEEVVTYPVGWERSVVITPYTLNIKSPFAVAKGNVVAVVFEGSEKNEHGIYIILSLNGGKDFLPPYKLSDIDPAVAVRPHVAISNNGHIACTWHNLVDSKSKIFLTISNDFGGGGGKPVALSLLTDESMLSEVFYDNSGGLHLFYHGSVEGRLTLYHAFSPDELQFTRIDTIADITTEYRGIFFPAIAFEGDSIYIVFQAKLLSAGILSDDLFFVYSHNGGKSFSTPKRITTSPANDSSPYVYLYKDVLYCVYMNNEQKHWEVRLIRGYNKGKEWDQQPIIITRAEIDCYSPRVVAPSEDELLIVWHDMRERYQAVFGKKFSLVDGSLSDAVRISDANVASYDQFPVIINKQTLLFWNSNQRLIAKFSDISVLPPKVYSRTHPENVWTRQTNAIIEWDTPIDESGIAGYAVIYNDLPTFDPTVQNVEGPIRKYVIPDLKDGITYFHIRAIDKAGNYSRTIHYPLMVSSTPLPMPTVSSPTHPEATQVDNPVAVLQWTVEQKERLKGFYYSIAKDTIVEPTTFTTGDSVTLESLQKGRYFFSIRPVDMTDMKGRMATYEIVIGDVGKADAAYYEKLAKGEPQQEVLPEKGPGALKLYYPVVMFNIPFKEIYAAPFFKFTLVPKYIIASQVKGYSVVVSSKKEVPPFVITHPTNEIMLTNIKPGEYTITARMRYVYYQNGRAFYKWSTPSYTTLVVKSPYSSPLMQYAERLNSMIKDRQIVTIIYTIGMLCIVMVIGMSTRIAFSINALWFRISRIF